In Parasteatoda tepidariorum isolate YZ-2023 chromosome 2, CAS_Ptep_4.0, whole genome shotgun sequence, one DNA window encodes the following:
- the LOC107440165 gene encoding uncharacterized protein → MIEQKPIRAMAPLLVTRTIMIDKASLKVFIFCILFIQSSYSLPASSEVEAQNSSLLIPKILPESINTLNEHNDHAKKEQTNSSSADLQSDSERLKIDSTVDAKNSKIRLRPTETPMRPRKNKNDLFSFSKEFSRNKERERNTKPPVVLKRDKIPESEEPYFERKPALLLRFFPDGTAVLISKFQLHLHVKPKEVKFGSDEDLKMEDESYDYNPSDILNDGKSFEVSYKRVEAIPTFKEQNLEDDSDTKLSDDLYSDEDLSHKDHEFVTPSYTSTKSLDGTVRPIPLVETTSLLPETTATIPVTLSTETAIPDVSNKSEESTNDNENPFFVMTVGQMSSLQQQYDPVQALPLKSTSELQTERPEVSTSAESSTATTESVQTTPLSHLPAQTTDSNTILLQTDPTATTTKCLSFQNQLSLVLSTEDNIDNSLLKKHILPTQDCNNTEFDGNNELAKIQSLETTTIEIPTTTTPITTTTTTVPTTTEKATTTPPQSGNLLAPYLASRMSVNPSKPDVVVVTSLPVLIDLKNRRDHAVTSVPSWREVTVGVVRDQQGQPLKPRYNNWTAHLRGLRKKSDNKFWNELTTPRNDIKPIPQQQPIQQAPSQINRAFWTDLQRDKQSMYNPPQRKNTMNTQPYVANPPKNYPTISANQFAVWRNRDDVGDRWNRNQMESTYNNAFYPPHDIMRMKGPQVNAQRNFDRQENKPYPSWNNGNMQHSGRRW, encoded by the exons ATGATCGAACAGAAGCCCATTCGAGCTATGGCACCGCTGTTAGTCACTCGTACGATCATGATTGACAAG GCGTCtcttaaagtatttattttctgcatCCTTTTTATCCAGTCAAGTTACTCCCTTCCTGCCAGCTCTGAGGTGGAAGCACAAAATTCCTCCCTGCTCATACCTAAAATCTTACCTGAAAGCATTAATACCTTAAATGAACACAATGATCATGCGAAAAAAGAACAGACAAATTCTTCAAGCGCAGACTTGCAGAGTGACTCAGAAAGACTAAAAATAGACTCAACTGTAGATGCCAAAAACTCTAAGATAAGGTTACGCCCCACAGAAACACCCATGAGAcctagaaaaaacaaaaatgacttattttcttttagcaaAGAATTTTCGAGAAACAAAGAGAGAGAAAGGAACACGAAGCCACCCGTAGTCTTGAAAAGGGATAAAATCCCTGAGAGTGAAGAaccttattttgaaagaaaaccgGCTTTGTTACTTCGCTTCTTTCCTGATGGTACGGCTGTACTCATTTCCAAATTCCAATTGCATTTGCATGTCAAGCCCAAAGAAGTCAAATTCGGCTCTGATGAAGATCTAAAGATGGAAGACGAATCGTATGACTACAACCCGAGCGACATTCTTAACGATGGAAAAAGCTTCGAAGTGTCATATAAGCGTGTAGAAGCGATCCCAACTTTTAAGGAACAAAATTTAGAGGACGACTCAGACACCAAGCTAAGTGACGACTTGTACAGTGACGAAGATTTAAGTCATAAGGATCATGAGTTTGTGACACCTTCCTACACTTCAACGAAGTCTCTTGATGGTACAGTGAGACCCATACCGTTAGTGGAAACTACATCCCTACTCCCTGAAACAACAGCAACTATCCCAGTAACGCTATCAACTGAAACAGCGATTCCGgatgtttcaaataaaagtgaAGAATCTACTAATGACAATGAAAACCCATTTTTTGTCATGACTGTTGGACAAATGTCTTCACTACAGCAGCAGTATGATCCTGTACAAGCTCTGCCCCTAAAAAGTACTTCTGAACTTCAGACAGAAAGGCCTGAAGTATCAACAAGTGCTGAGAGCTCGACAGCAACTACGGAATCAGTCCAAACAACGCCTCTATCGCATTTGCCTGCTCAAACAACAGATTCGAACACGATATTGTTGCAAACTGACCCCACAGCTACTACAACTAAGTGCTTGAGTTTTCAGAACCAGTTATCTTTAGTTTTGTCCACAGAAGACAACATCGACAATTCTTTGCTAAAGAAGCATATTTTACCAACGCAAGATTGTAACAACACAGAGTTTGATGGCAATAATGAGTTAGCTAAAATCCAATCCCTAGAGACCACCACTATAGAAATCCCGACAACCACAACTCccataacaacaacaacaacaacggtACCCACAACTACTGAGAAAGCCACAACAACTCCCCCACAAAGTGGTAATCTTCTTGCACCATACCTTGCTTCGCGAATGTCAGTGAATCCTTCAAAGCCAGATGTCGTAGTGGTCACTTCTTTACCCGTTTTGATTGACCTGAAAAACAGGAGAGACCACGCGGTGACTAGTGTCCCTTCCTGGCGAGAAGTAACAGTCGGAGTGGTCCGAGATCAACAAGGGCAGCCTCTGAAACCGAGGTACAACAACTGGACAGCCCATTTAAGAGGGCTTCGAAAAAAGTCAGATAATAAGTTTTGGAATGAGTTGACCACTCCGAGGAATGACATTAAGCCAATTCCCCAACAACAACCTATTCAACAAGCTCCGAGTCAAATAAATCGGGCTTTCTGGACAGACTTGCAACGAGATAAGCAATCAATGTACAATCCTCCGCAAAGAAAGAACACCATGAATACCCAACCCTATGTTGCCAACCCGCCAAAGAACTATCCAACTATAAGTGCGAATCAATTTGCAGTGTGGAGAAATCGAGATGACGTTGGCGATAGATGGAATCGTAATCAAATGGAAAGTACATATAACAATGCGTTTTATCCACCGCACGATATCATGAGGATGAAAGGACCTCAAGTGAATGCCCAAAGGAACTTTGATCGACAAGAA AACAAACCTTACCCTTCCTGGAACAATGGTAATATGCAGCATAGTGGGAGACGCTGGTGA
- the LOC122271554 gene encoding uncharacterized protein isoform X1, whose protein sequence is MIFRLTVCTFLCLYQAINAQQQISGFSDQYRSESNLGDYAFGYNEDHSSGGSFRRETGDRHGNKVGSYGLRIGDGRMRVVNYIADSDGYRVNVISNEPGLSQQEPNRFMEIAKKNFHSIFVPGFMYSAQAPHVTFVPESNHFNENVLSKDGFERESEAFMNQNSVDGSEQLENQHLDDGRNFEQHENFVSDVTDKTLQVEPPFLPLDDHTVMEAGKESVNSRK, encoded by the exons ATG ATATTCAGGTTGACTGTCTGTACTTTTCTCTGTCTTTATCAAGCAATCAATGCCCAACAACAGATTTCAGGCTTCAGCGATCAATACAGAAGTGAAAGT AATTTAGGAGATTATGCCTTTGGTTACAACGAAGACCACTCATCTGGCGGATCTTTTAGAAGAGAAACTGGAGACAGGCATGGGAATAAAGTTGGATCCTATGGTCTTCGCATAGGCGATGGCCGAATGAGGGTGGTCAACTACATTGCCGACAGCGACGGCTACCGAGTCAATGTCATCAGCAACGAACCCGGTCTTTCTCAGCAAGAACCCAACAGATTTATGgaaattgccaaaaaaaatttccacagtATTTTCGTCCCGGGATTCATGTACTCGGCTCAAGCTCCTCACGTCACTTTCGTTCCGGAGAGTaaccattttaatgaaaatgttctAAGCAAAGATGGATTTGAACGTGAAAGTGAAGCTTTCATGAACCAAAACTCAGTAGATGGTAGCGAACAGTTGGAAAATCAACATTTGGATGATGGTAGAAATTTTGAACAGcatgaaaattttgtaagtgATGTTACTGATAAAACTTTGCAAGTCGAGCCTCCATTTCTGCCACTTGATGACCACACAGTCATGGAAGCAGGAAAAGAGTCAGTTAACTCAAGAAAATAA
- the LOC122271554 gene encoding uncharacterized protein isoform X2 — MIFRLTVCTFLCLYQAINAQQQISGFSDQYRSESNLGDYAFGYNEDHSSGGSFRRETGDRHGNKVGSYGLRIGDGRMRVVNYIADSDGYRVNVISNEPGLSQQEPNRFMEIAKKNFHSIFVPGFMYSAQAPHVTFVPESNHFNENVLSKDGFERESEAFMNQNSVDGSEQLENQHLDDGRNFEQHENFVSDVTDKTLQVEPPFLPLDDHTVMEAGKESVNSRK; from the exons GATATTCAGGTTGACTGTCTGTACTTTTCTCTGTCTTTATCAAGCAATCAATGCCCAACAACAGATTTCAGGCTTCAGCGATCAATACAGAAGTGAAAGT AATTTAGGAGATTATGCCTTTGGTTACAACGAAGACCACTCATCTGGCGGATCTTTTAGAAGAGAAACTGGAGACAGGCATGGGAATAAAGTTGGATCCTATGGTCTTCGCATAGGCGATGGCCGAATGAGGGTGGTCAACTACATTGCCGACAGCGACGGCTACCGAGTCAATGTCATCAGCAACGAACCCGGTCTTTCTCAGCAAGAACCCAACAGATTTATGgaaattgccaaaaaaaatttccacagtATTTTCGTCCCGGGATTCATGTACTCGGCTCAAGCTCCTCACGTCACTTTCGTTCCGGAGAGTaaccattttaatgaaaatgttctAAGCAAAGATGGATTTGAACGTGAAAGTGAAGCTTTCATGAACCAAAACTCAGTAGATGGTAGCGAACAGTTGGAAAATCAACATTTGGATGATGGTAGAAATTTTGAACAGcatgaaaattttgtaagtgATGTTACTGATAAAACTTTGCAAGTCGAGCCTCCATTTCTGCCACTTGATGACCACACAGTCATGGAAGCAGGAAAAGAGTCAGTTAACTCAAGAAAATAA